One Chloroflexota bacterium genomic window carries:
- a CDS encoding phosphoglycerate transporter: MYQLGWFSTGRGKGSRGLLKAVLDSIASGEIDAEFAFAFCSREYGETEPTDIFLHMVEDYHIPLVTFSYQEFKAKTGGSGGVPDEIWPSWRLDYDREVMARLQDYKPDLCVLAGYMLIVGPEMCQKYDMINLHPAAPGGPAGTWQEVIWKLIETGAESTGAMMHLVTPELDKGPVVTYCTFPIRGEPFDRHWTEIKGKSVAQVKQEQGEENALFQLIRQRGVVRELPLVITTVQAFSQGRVQITPDKRVVDAGGRLIRVYDLTAEIDEKVSGSI, encoded by the coding sequence ATGTATCAACTTGGATGGTTTTCCACGGGCAGGGGCAAAGGGTCAAGAGGGCTGCTTAAAGCGGTACTTGACAGCATTGCATCGGGTGAGATTGATGCCGAGTTCGCTTTCGCCTTCTGCAGTCGTGAGTACGGCGAAACCGAACCGACCGACATTTTTCTCCATATGGTTGAGGACTACCATATTCCGCTGGTCACATTTTCCTATCAGGAATTTAAAGCAAAAACAGGTGGTTCGGGCGGTGTTCCTGATGAAATCTGGCCCTCATGGCGACTTGACTATGACCGCGAGGTAATGGCCAGGCTGCAGGATTACAAACCAGACCTGTGCGTGCTGGCAGGGTACATGCTTATCGTTGGGCCGGAGATGTGCCAGAAGTATGACATGATAAATCTCCACCCTGCTGCACCTGGTGGCCCGGCCGGGACCTGGCAGGAAGTCATCTGGAAATTGATTGAGACCGGGGCGGAATCAACCGGTGCCATGATGCACTTGGTCACGCCGGAACTGGACAAAGGCCCGGTGGTAACATACTGCACGTTCCCAATTCGTGGTGAACCGTTTGACCGGCATTGGACAGAGATAAAAGGAAAATCGGTGGCGCAGGTAAAACAGGAACAGGGTGAAGAGAACGCCCTTTTCCAGCTCATCCGACAACGAGGAGTGGTCAGAGAATTACCGCTGGTTATCACCACCGTCCAGGCATTCAGCCAGGGTCGGGTGCAGATAACGCCGGATAAAAGGGTCGTTGACGCCGGGGGGAGATTGATAAGAGTTTATGACCTCACCGCAGAAATCGATGAAAAGGTGAGTGGCTCTATCTGA
- a CDS encoding ATP-dependent Clp protease proteolytic subunit, whose amino-acid sequence MNVIPMVIESGARGERAFDIYSLLLKERIVMLGMPINDQVTNVIVAQLLYLAREDPDKDISLYIHCPGGVINAGLAIYDTIQLIQPDVSTICLGLAASMGTVLLCAGAKGKRYALPNSTVHMHQAFGGAQGYAADIEIAAREIMRIQDIIRGILVKHTGQTLEKIAHDTDRDFYLNAEQAVEYGIVDEVLKKPKEDGTKEAKK is encoded by the coding sequence ATGAATGTCATACCGATGGTCATCGAGAGTGGTGCCAGAGGGGAGCGCGCCTTTGATATCTATTCACTCTTGCTGAAAGAGCGCATCGTCATGCTGGGTATGCCTATCAATGACCAGGTGACCAACGTCATTGTTGCCCAGTTGCTCTATCTGGCAAGGGAGGACCCGGACAAGGATATAAGCCTTTACATTCACTGCCCGGGCGGCGTCATTAATGCCGGCCTGGCGATTTACGACACCATACAGCTCATCCAGCCGGATGTTTCCACCATCTGTCTTGGACTGGCGGCAAGCATGGGTACAGTGCTGCTCTGCGCTGGCGCCAAGGGCAAGCGATATGCCTTACCCAACTCCACCGTTCATATGCATCAGGCTTTCGGTGGCGCTCAGGGATACGCCGCCGACATCGAGATTGCCGCCCGGGAAATCATGCGCATTCAGGATATAATCAGGGGTATCCTGGTAAAGCATACCGGGCAGACACTGGAAAAGATCGCTCATGATACTGACCGTGATTTCTACCTCAATGCCGAACAGGCTGTGGAATACGGCATTGTGGACGAAGTCCTGAAAAAACCAAAAGAAGACGGTACGAAAGAAGCGAAGAAGTAA
- the tig gene encoding trigger factor, with product MKVTKEKTENSQVFLTIEMEPQEIEESMAESYQRLAKRANIPGFRKGKAPRAILERYLGRDNVLEDAVNHLLPQAYEKAIKEQQIEAIARPEIELVQTDPVIFKAKVPMAPVVQLGDYQSVKMKPDPVKVTAANVNEVIEQLRHQNATWESMERAIKFGDLAVFNLESQVDGSPFINREGVQYLVMQDSSSPAPGFAEELIGMNKGDEKNFNIKLPEDYAQNEFAGKEAHFTVKMLEVKQEILPELNDEFATQLGPEIKNMAALKEEVSRNLKLRAEAKTKVDFEDKVIDAVVASSQVEFPPILMDAEIHRIMHEQTRQFERQGANLEEYLKSIDKTEEQLHEELHPVATRRVTQSLVLGKLAETEKIEVNDKEIDNEIETMLQNAAENKEELQKAFNAPPSRDSIRQILLARKTVARLVEIAKSEKEKKGKPKKEVAKK from the coding sequence GTGAAGGTAACCAAGGAAAAGACGGAGAACAGTCAGGTATTTCTAACCATTGAGATGGAACCGCAGGAAATTGAAGAGTCAATGGCAGAGTCCTATCAGCGCCTGGCCAAACGGGCCAATATCCCGGGCTTTCGCAAAGGCAAAGCACCGCGTGCCATACTGGAACGCTATCTGGGTAGAGATAACGTTCTCGAGGATGCGGTGAACCATTTGCTGCCGCAGGCCTATGAGAAAGCAATCAAAGAACAGCAGATAGAAGCTATTGCCCGTCCGGAGATTGAACTGGTGCAAACCGACCCGGTCATTTTCAAGGCCAAGGTACCTATGGCACCTGTGGTACAGCTGGGTGATTATCAGAGTGTCAAAATGAAGCCCGACCCGGTGAAAGTAACAGCTGCGAATGTGAATGAAGTGATCGAACAGCTGCGCCACCAGAATGCGACCTGGGAATCGATGGAACGCGCCATTAAGTTTGGTGATTTGGCTGTATTCAATTTAGAGAGCCAGGTGGATGGTTCGCCATTTATCAACCGGGAAGGAGTACAGTACCTCGTTATGCAGGATTCCAGCTCTCCGGCCCCGGGCTTTGCCGAAGAGCTTATCGGGATGAATAAAGGAGATGAGAAGAACTTCAATATCAAACTTCCGGAAGATTACGCCCAAAATGAATTCGCCGGAAAAGAGGCCCATTTCACGGTGAAAATGCTGGAGGTAAAACAGGAGATATTGCCCGAGCTTAACGACGAGTTCGCCACACAACTGGGGCCTGAAATCAAGAATATGGCTGCTCTGAAGGAAGAGGTATCCCGAAACCTGAAGCTAAGGGCGGAAGCGAAAACCAAGGTCGATTTTGAAGACAAAGTCATAGATGCGGTGGTCGCCTCCTCTCAGGTTGAATTTCCGCCAATTCTGATGGATGCCGAAATACATCGTATAATGCATGAGCAAACCCGGCAATTTGAAAGGCAGGGCGCGAACCTGGAAGAATATTTGAAGAGCATTGATAAAACAGAGGAGCAACTGCACGAGGAATTACATCCGGTGGCGACCAGAAGAGTAACACAATCTCTCGTACTGGGCAAGCTTGCAGAAACAGAAAAGATTGAAGTAAATGATAAAGAGATAGATAATGAGATTGAAACGATGCTGCAAAATGCGGCTGAGAACAAGGAAGAATTGCAGAAGGCATTCAATGCACCGCCTTCCCGTGATTCTATCCGGCAAATCTTACTGGCACGCAAAACGGTCGCGCGACTGGTGGAAATAGCCAAAAGCGAGAAGGAGAAAAAAGGGAAACCTAAAAAGGAGGTGGCTAAAAAATGA
- a CDS encoding MBL fold metallo-hydrolase, whose product MVDIKEVAQNIILIDNELYSIPKWGSVYLINEEKKALIDTGPATSVNTVLNGIKKTGIDPEDIDYIVVTHIHLDHAGGAGELIKYMPRARVIVHDKGARHLSNPERLVKSFASTMGERMMQKTGPMAPIDEERVVPVSGDEVFKLGERQSLRVLHMPGHAPHQLCILESRNNGLFSGDAIGISVAEGKVLMPATPPPAFDLELYTSSLQRLMELNANLIYFGHFGATDKVRESIQTAMDKLKAWNTLISQAFVEGGFEAAFKRIRAQLYSELEPARESGPLYQYLADGIVAMNITGLLKHFQDKKVLSEKVAKS is encoded by the coding sequence ATGGTTGACATAAAAGAAGTAGCCCAAAACATAATTCTAATCGACAACGAGCTTTATTCCATCCCCAAGTGGGGAAGTGTTTACCTTATCAATGAAGAGAAGAAAGCGCTGATTGATACCGGCCCGGCCACCTCGGTGAATACAGTCCTGAATGGCATAAAAAAGACGGGGATTGACCCTGAGGATATAGATTACATTGTCGTAACTCATATTCATCTGGACCATGCCGGTGGGGCTGGTGAACTGATAAAATATATGCCCCGGGCCCGGGTTATAGTCCATGATAAAGGTGCCCGGCACTTGTCTAATCCGGAGAGACTGGTGAAAAGCTTCGCCTCTACGATGGGAGAAAGGATGATGCAAAAGACCGGGCCGATGGCACCAATTGATGAGGAGAGGGTCGTGCCGGTATCCGGTGACGAAGTATTCAAGCTCGGTGAAAGGCAAAGCCTGCGCGTTCTCCATATGCCCGGACACGCCCCACATCAACTGTGTATTCTGGAGAGTCGGAACAACGGCCTGTTCAGCGGTGATGCCATTGGTATCTCGGTGGCAGAAGGTAAGGTGCTGATGCCGGCCACACCGCCACCTGCCTTTGACCTCGAGCTATATACAAGTTCGCTGCAAAGATTGATGGAGTTGAACGCAAATCTGATTTACTTCGGTCACTTTGGCGCCACTGACAAGGTTAGAGAAAGCATACAAACAGCTATGGATAAACTCAAAGCCTGGAATACCCTCATTTCCCAGGCCTTTGTCGAAGGAGGCTTTGAAGCGGCATTTAAAAGGATAAGGGCGCAGCTTTATTCCGAGCTGGAACCGGCCAGAGAATCGGGACCTCTCTATCAGTACCTGGCCGACGGCATAGTGGCCATGAATATTACCGGTCTTCTGAAACATTTTCAGGATAAAAAAGTGCTGAGTGAAAAGGTAGCGAAGTCGTGA